The Cryptococcus neoformans var. neoformans B-3501A chromosome 4, whole genome shotgun sequence genome has a window encoding:
- a CDS encoding hypothetical protein (HMMPfam hit to Sec7, Sec7 domain, score: 330.8, E(): 1.9e-96), giving the protein MAGAVGGECHIDQRPRIRSGGSRAELEVRATARRGDGARCVAVKKTRQGIVLVTTSIFSFPIFVSSLPTKHPTMGSHSDTEGSTDATQQHSSPTPNPEPTIEGPPDNPQPDSAESELVGLGIQSGSAIKELPPYPEKDDSHNSEVMHEPPLNPEDISVSPPLPPPKPERAVPTRTDSKETLEDVELSRENTPSVARGGDMAFKGSVNVSHSHTSLPSIVAPSLPPTPSRQQAYARPPSTIQGHRSRRSSTATTLSLSNFGPNSPGPQLSTVLITPPLQLLVSSKEAKKSPSFHAAAQRALDLCQSSEGANAAYLHPREIFEPLRLAISNPQTTSVPILVTSLDLLSKLISHSFFAEPHGPPPGLPPLPDLITHTITLSYSESSPPQVALQVVKALMAIVLSTDKGMLVHQSSLLKAVRTVYNVFLLSNDAANQVVAQGGLTQMVHHVFGRVIRPDIKNATPESGRGSVSENEARRRSGVMQESTTAGSLPSTPAPERHDSVNGKMTLESFAAENPNDSIPVDRAPITDSVNHDAAAEADIEVEAPRLPQHTVSIPVPASVADSNGAPSNQQAGQGIDEEGGSFDAMGRPIPTEQLFVKDAFLVFRALCKLTMKPLVTDSEKDLRSHAMRSKLLSLHLVLTILRSHSDIFVNPLVCIPSNSSLEMTPFLQATKQYLALSLSRNALSPVNQVFELSVEIFWCMLKDMRAQLKKEIEVLLNEIFIPILEMRHSTIRQKSIILGVFIRLCHDPQALVEIYINYDCDRSSLENIYERLMNIVSKIGQTHFAPPSKEELAQGGSSKQTSGSSGPAIPPSLSTSALGEGVGHNAPHYAGMPPEIKLRRQSLECLVAALNSLVAWSTSNPGTKAGNLEENHSTTDAVGRHHASGSVSGSIAELVAPTPIWPTDSSLKSSVSGMASGMNTPDLGEDDVGKFESAKQRKTNLLEGIKKFNFKPKRGIAYLLEQGFIRSNSPVDIARFLLTNEGLNKAMIGEYLGEGDDENIATMHAFVDMLDFSNMQFTDALRMYLQSFRLPGEAQKIDRFMLKFAERYMHSNPSSHFANADTAYILAFSVIMLNTDAHNKNLKQKRMTKQEFVKNNRGINDGKDLPEELLAGIYDEITTNEIKMKDEVEIPQPATSGGLASVGRDLQREAYVAQSENMASKTESLLKAMVRQQRRGVVRPTDHYHTASRLEHVRFMFEVAWMPFLAGISAPLQETDDMDVVDLCLEGLRSAIRIVCLFDMELERNAFVTTLAKFTYLSNVAEMKPKNMEAIKSLLDVAVTDGNYLKASWKDVLVCVSQLERMQLISSGMDVPDLNRTVTTSTDKRKPSSSKKKVPTEEVAEESRSSQVTVAADMVFSTSKNLSGSAIVDFVKALSEVSWEEIQSSGSSARPRMFSLQKLVEISYYNMGRIRLEWSNIWLILGEHFNQVCCHNNPNVSFFALDALRQLAMNFLEKEELSHFRFQKDFLRPFEYTIVHNKNSDAREMVLQCLQHMLQSRVQNLRSGWRTMFGVFSAASKVVTERVCSYAFELVTLVYRDYFSLVVKYGSFSDLTVCITDFCKVSKFQKISLQAIEMVRGLVPTMLQCPECLLPQLGDEGKVQHGDDPMVKYWLPVLHSFYEIIMTGEDLEVRRLALDCLFDTLKTHGSGFSVDFWNIVCQQVLFPIFSILRAKSDIRFKSPEVLSIWLSTTLISALRDLINLYTVYFEVMQRYLDENDTLARIGTSCFEQLLEQNVRKLSPEKWMLIVSAFVQLFKTTTAYQLFDPVMCSEIEPTGNMDENDAPFQKFVAPAPLEPATDKPPSLPSTISYGEQRRIFKQVIVKCVLQLLLIETTHELLQNGEVYNTIPAEHLLRLLDVLDDSWSFARKFNADKELRMQLWKVGFMKQLPNLLKQESSAAATLVNVLLKMYNDPREAHRATRKDVVKRLVPLAKEIIGDFNLLDAESQPRNVAAWTPVIGDILQGCCILEIDSFEQHITTFYPLVTDILVKDVSLDIRIKATNYLRRVGEVRGLIEKQ; this is encoded by the exons ATGGCCGGCGCTGTAGGGGGGGAGTGCCACATAGATCAAAGGCCGAGGATTAGAAGCGGAGGTAGCCGAGCGGAACTGGAAGTTCGCGCTACGGCGCGtcgaggagatggtgcTCGCTGCGTGGCAGTCAAGAAGACCAGGCAGGGAATAGTGTTGGTAACaacttccatcttttcattccccatcttcgtctcatctcttcccacAAAACATCCCACAATGGGAAGCCATTCTGACACAGAGGGTTCTACAGACGCCACTCAACAACATAGTTCTCCGACGCCCAACCCAGAGCCAACCATCGAGGGCCCTCCGGACAACCCGCAGCCAGATTCAGCAGAGTCTGAGCTAGTGGGTTTGGGTATCCAAAGCGGCTCAGCTATAAAGGAGCTTCCTCCATATCCAGAAAAGGATGACTCCCATAACTCAGAGGTCATGCACGAACCTCCATTGAACCCAGAAGACATATCAGTTTCACCTCCCCTGCCCCCACCAAAACCCGAGAGAGCCGTTCCAACACGGACCGACAGTAAGGAAACATTGGAGGATGTAGAGTTGAGCAGAGAAAATACTCCTTCGGTGGCCAGAGGGGGTGATATGGCATTTAAGGGAAGTGTAAACgtttcccattcccatacCTCGTTACCCTCCATCGTTGCCCCCTCTCTGCCGCCGACACCATCTCGACAGCAGGCTTACGCCCGTCCACCTTCTACAATTCAAGGACACCGCTCACGGAGATCGTCTACAGCAACGACACTTTCCTTGTCTAATTTTGGCCCCAATTCTCCTGGTCCCCAGCTCTCAACCGTTCTAATCACCCCCCCACTTCAACTTTTGGTCAGTTCTAAGGAGGCAAAGAAATCTCCGTCGTTCCATGCTGCGGCTCAGCGTGCATTAGACCTGTGTCAAAGCAGTGAAGGGGCAAATGCAGCctatcttcatcctcgcgAAATATTTGAACCCTTACGGCTTGCAATCTCCAATCCTCAGACTACATCGGTCCCGATCCTCGTGACATCTCTCGATCTCCTTTCAAAACTTATATCCCACTCTTTTTTTGCCGAACCTCATGGCCCTCCCCCTGGactccctcctcttccagatCTTATAACCCACACTATTACACTTTCATATTCTGAAAGCTCTCCGCCCCAAGTAGCCCTTCAGGTTGTCAAAGCACTCATGGCCATTGTCCTTTCCACCGACAAAGGCATGCTTGTTCACCAATCATCCCTTCTGAAGGCTGTTCGTACCGTTTATAatgtcttccttctttccaatGATGCCGCAAATCAGGTCGTTGCGCAGGGTGGTCTGACACAGATGGTGCACCATGTGTTTGGTCGAGTGATACGGCCCGATATAAAGAATGCAACGCCTGAAAGCGGCAGAGGAAGTGTCAGTGAAAAcgaggcaagaagaaggagtggaGTGATGCAGGAGAGCACCACAGCAGGATCGTTACCTTCAACACCTGCACCAGAGAGACATGATAGCGTGAACGGAAAGATGACGCT CGAATCTTTCGCTGCAGAGAATCCTAACGACTCTATCCCGGTCGATCGGGCCCCTATCACTGATTCTGTGAATCACGACGCAGCAGCCGAGGCCGATATTGAAGTTGAGGCGCCTCGTCTTCCGCAGCACACTGTTTCGATACCAGTCCCTGCCAGTGTTGCTGATTCCAATGGTGCACCTTCAAACCAACAAGCAGGGCAAGGAATagacgaggaaggtggtTCGTTCGATGCGATGGGCAGGCCCATACCAACTGAACAGCTGTTTGTCAAGGACGCCTTCTTGGTGTTCCGAGCACTATGTAAGCTCACGATGAAGCCTTTAGTAACAGACAG CGAGAAAGACCTGCGATCACATGCCATGCGATCCAaactcctctctcttcatcttgttctcaccataCTTCGCTCCCACTCTGACATTTTTGTGAATCCTCTCGTCTGTATACCGTCGAACTCGTCTCTAGAGATGACTCCGTTCCTACAAGCGACCAAGCAATATCTGGCGTTGAGTCTTTCAAGAAACGCATTGAGCCCCGTGAACCAGGTGTTCGAGCTCAGTGTTGAGATCTTCTGGTGTATGTTGAAGGATATGAGGGCACAATTAAAG aaggagattgaagtTCTTCTTAACGAAATTTTCATCCCTATCCTCGAAATGCGCCATTCTACTATCCGTCAGAAATCTATCATCCTCGGTGTCTTTATTCGCCTCTGTCATGATCCGCAGGCCCTTGTCGAGATTTATATCAATTACGACTGTGATCGTTCATCCCTCGAAAATATATATGAGCGTTTGATGAATATCGTCTCAAAGATCGGCCAGACACATTTCGCACCCCCAAGCAAAGAGGAACTCGCCCAGGGGGGTTCAAGCAAACAGACAAGTGGATCAAGTGGACCTGCTATACCACCATCGCTGAGCACCTCGGCCCTTGGAGAAGGTGTAGGACACAATGCTCCTCATTACGCTGGTATGCCACCGGAGATCAAGTTGAGGAGACAGTCGTTGGAGTGTTTGGTCGCTGCGTTAAATTCACTCGTGGCCTGGTCTACTTCAAACCCTGGTACCAAAGCAGGGAATTTGGAGGAAAACCACTCTACAACTGATGCCGTCGGGAGGCATCATGCTTCTGGATCAGTTTCGGGTTCCATTGCCGAACTTGTTGCTCCAACACCCATTTGGCCAACAGACTCGTCGTTGAAATCGTCGGTTTCAGGTATGGCATCCGGTATGAATACACCTGAtttgggagaggatgacgtGGGCAAGTTTGAATCCGCCAAGCAGCGTAAGACGAATCTGCTTGAGGGCATCAAGAAGTTCAATTTCAAACCAAAACGTGGTATTGCCTACCTCCTCGAACAAGGATTTATCCGGTCCAACTCTCCCGTCGACATTGCTCGATTCCTCCTTACCAATGAAGGGCTAAACAAAGCTATGATTGGTGAATATCTTGGtgaaggtgatgatgagaatATTGCGACAATGCACGCCTTCGTGGACATGCTCGACTTCTCCAATATGCAATTCACTGATGCGCTCCGGATGTACCTTCAATCATTCCGGCTTCCTGGCGAAGCTCAAAAGATTGACAGATTTATGCTCAAGTTTGCCGAAAGGTACATGCACAGTAACCCCTCATCTCATTTCGCTAACGCCGACACCGCCTACATTCTTGCTTTTTCTGTTATCATGCTCAACACCGATGCTCATAACAAAAATTTAAAGCAGAAGCGAATGACCAAACAAGAGTTCGTGAAGAACAACAGAGGGATCAATGATGGGAAGGATCTGCCGGAAGAGTTGCTGGCTGGGATCTACGACGAAATTACGACCAATGAGatcaagatgaaggatgaggttgaAATCCCTCAACCGGCAACTTCTGGTGGTTTAGCAAGTGTAGGGAGGGATCTGCAACGAGAGGCGTACGTGGCGCAATCAGAGAACATGGCTAGTAAAACGGAGTCGTTGCTCAAAGCGATGGTACGGCAACAGCGACGAGGCGTTGTTCGTCCGACAGATCATTATCACACGGCGTCACGTCTGGAACATGTGCGGTTCATGTTTGAAGTTGCGTGGATGCCTTTCCTTGCTGGTATCTCAGCTCCATTGCAAGAGACCGACGATATGGACGTCGTTGATCTCTGTCTTGAAGGTCTGCGTTCTGCCATCCGTATTGTCTGCCTTTTCGATATGGAATTGGAGAGGAATGCCTTTGTCACGACTCTCGCCAAATTCACTTATCTCAGTAATGTAGCGGAGATGAAGCCAAAGAACATGGAAGCCATCAAGAGCTTGTTAGATGTGGCTGTGACGGATGGAAACTACCTCAAGGCCTCGTGGAAAGATGTGCTTGTATGCGTAAGTCAACTGGAGAGGATGCAGTTGATCTCGAGTGGGATGGATGTACCCGATTTAAACAGGACTGT GACAACATCAACCGACAAGAGAAAGCCATCGtcatcaaagaagaaggtccCAACGGAGGAGGTGGCAGAAGAGTCTAGATCTTCCCAGGTTACTGTAGCGGCAGATATGGTGTTTTCAACAAGTAAAAACTTGTCTGGC TCCGCGATTGTCGATTTTGTCAAAGCCCTGAGTGAAGTTTCCTGGGAGGAAATCCAGTCTTCAGGTTCTTCGGCTCGCCCTCGAATGTTTAGTTTGCAAAAACTCGTTGAGATTTCATATTACAACATGGGTAGAATCAGGCTGGAATGGTCTAATATCTGGTTAATCCTCGGCGAGCACTTCAATCAG GTTTGCTGCCATAATAATCCTAACGTCAGCTTCTTTGCCTTGGATGCCCTAAGACAACTGGCCATGAATTTCttagagaaggaggagttgTCGCATTTCAGATTCCAAAAAGATTTTCTGCGACCATTTGAGTATACCATTGTGCACAACAAGAACTCTGACGCTCGCGAGATG GTCTTACAATGCCTTCAACACATGCTGCAATCGCGTGTACAAAATCTTCGATCAGGCTGGAGGACGATGTTCGGTGTCTTTTCTGCCGCTTCCAAAGTTGTCACAGAACGTGTCTGCAGCTACGCATTCGAACTTGTTACACTGGTTTACCGCGACTACTTCTCCCTAGTCGTCAAATATGGCTCCTTTTCGGATCTCACTGTTTGTATCACGGATTTCTGCAAAGTATCCAAATTTCAGAAAATCAGTCTACAAGCAATCGAGATGGTTAGGGGTTTAGTACCAACTATGCTACAGTGCCCAGAGTGTCTCTTGCCCCAATTAGGTGACGAGGGTAAGGTACAGCATGGCGATGACCCAATGGTGAAGTACTGGCTTCCTGTTCTTCACTCATTCTACGAAATTATCATGACGGGAGAAGACTTAGAAGTCAGGCGGCT CGCCCTTGATTGTCTCTTTGACACTTTAAAAACACATGGATCTGGGTTCTCTGTCGACTTCTGGAACATCGTCTGCCAGCAAGTCCTTTTCCCCATCTTTTCCATACTTCGGGCCAAATCCGACATCCGCTTCAAGTCGCCTGAAGTCCTTAGTATATGGTTGTCGACAACACTCATCTCTGCGTTAAGGGATTTGATTAACCTGTACACCGTCTATTTTGAGGTAATGCAACGGTATCTCGATG AAAATGATACGCTTGCGCGTATTGGCACATCCTGTTTTGAACAGCTCCTAGAACAAAACGTTCGGAAGCTCAGCCCAGAGAAATGGATGCTCATTGTGTCGGCATTCGTGCAGTTGTTCAAGACTACGACTGCGTATCAGCTATTTGATCCCGTGATGTGTTCCGAGATTGAGCCGACCGGCAATATGGACGAAAATGACG CTCCCTTCCAGAAATTCGTCGCCCCAGCCCCCCTTGAGCCTGCAACCGATAaacctccatctcttccttccaccATCAGCTACGGCGAGCAACGACGTATCTTCAAGCAAGTCATCGTAAAATGTGTCCTACAGCTCCTTCTCATTGAGACCACCCATGAGCTTTTGCAGAACGGCGAGGTGTACAATACCATTCCCGCCGAGCACTTGCTGAGATTACTGGACGTGCTAGACGACAGCTGGAGTTTCGCGAGAAAATTTAATGCTGATAAGGAACTGAGGATGCAGTTGTGGAAAGTTG GCTTCATGAAACAGCTGCCAAACTTACTGAAACAAGAGTCTAGCGCTGCTGCGACTCTTGTGAATGTCTTACTGAAAATGTACAACGATCCAAGAGAAGCCCACAGGGCGACCCGAAAGGACGTTGTTAAGAGACTGGTACC ACTTGCCAAGGAAATTATTGGGGACTTCAATCTTTTAGATGCCGAAAGCCAGCCCCGGAATGTAGCTGCTTGGACGCCCGTGATTGGCGATATCTTGCAAGGATGTTGTATTCTAGAAATAGATTCT TTTGAACAACACATCACAACCTTCTACCCCCTTGTTACCGACATATTAGTTAAAGACGTCTCTTTGGATATTAGAATAAAAGCTACGAATTatttgagaagagtgggCGAGGTAAGGGGGTTGATTGAAAAGCAATGA
- a CDS encoding hypothetical protein (Match to ESTs gb|CF193186.1|CF193186, gb|CF193185.1|CF193185, gb|CF191389.1|CF191389; HMMPfam hit to Lactamase_B, Metallo-beta-lactamase superfamily, score: 93.4, E(): 5.7e-25) — MLTPSARISAPRFSRQLSTSLISKMKVLPYKARSDNWMYLIIDSSNEAAVVDPYDANKISGAVKEQRANVTSLITTHHHADHSGGNSKFLSLHPNLKVYAGSTQSPGTNTVVKDGDTFTLGQDITVKCLHTPCHTQDSICFFLEDKKTGQRGVFTGDTLFLAGCGRFFEGTPEEMHAALTKLSNLPEDTIVYNGHEYTKGSAKFGLTIEPDNQHLKELLKKAENDSCTTGKSTIGDEKNWNVFMRLDTPQAKQATGKTEAVEIMGRLREMKNAM, encoded by the exons ATGCTCACCCCTTCTGCTCGTATATCAGCACCAAGATTCTCAAGGCAACTCTCTACCTCCCTCAT CTCCAAAATGAAAGTATTGCCATACAAAGCGAGATCAGACAACTGGATGTACCTCATAATAGACTCCTCAAATGAGGCAGCTGTAGTCGACCCCTACGATGCCAACAAGATTTCAGGCGCCGTCAAGGAGCAGCGTGCGAATGTGACGAGCCTGATCACAACCCATCACCATGCGGATCATTCGGGCGGAAACAGCAAGTTT TTATCACTTCACCCAAATCTCAAGGTCTACGCGGGGTCTACTCAAAGCCCAGGTACGAACACTGTGGTCAAGGATGGGGATACTTTCACTCTTGGTCAGGATATAACCGTGAA ATGCCTTCACACACCTTGCCATACGCAGGATTccatctgcttcttcctcgagGATAAGAAAACAGGCCAAAGAGGTGTATTCACTGG AGACACTCTATTCCTTGCTGGATGCGGTCGATTTTTTGAAG GTACCCCCGAGGAGATGCATGCCGCCCTCACCAAACTCTCTAACCTTCCTGAAGATACGATCGTGTACAACGGTCACGAATATACCAAAGGGTCGGCCAAATTCGGCCTCACGATTGAGCCAGATAACCAGCACCTCAAGGA ACTTCTCAAGAAGGCCGAAAATGACTCGTGCACCACCGGCAAGTCAACAATCGGCGATGAAAAGAACTGGAACGTGTTTATGAGACTCGACACTCCTCAGGCTAA ACAAGCCACTGGGAAGACTGAAGCTGTAGAAATAATGGGCCGCttgagggagatgaagaatgctATGTGA